The nucleotide sequence CTTTGTCTCTGAATACTGAGTATATATCTTGCAAGGTTTGAAGACCAAAGGTTGGTGGTCTGTTAAGAACATGTGCTGTACttaacaaatgataaaaaaatatttcaccaaTATTTTGAAATCTAAAATTACTATAAAGTCAAGAGGCGTATGTCTAACTATGTTATGTACcaaattttaagtttatataGCAAAAATCAAGATTTTAAGCATTGTACCAAAAATAGTCACCAATTGACACTCAAATACTTCACTTGATTTTGATACGGTTTCcagttttttaattatatatatatatatatatatttatatgtaataggCCAAGTGTCCCATTAATTCTTTCAGAATCGTTGCAATTACCCTATTTTATCCCATGACAGAAACAAGCTTCAACAAAAAGATCACATGTCACACTAGTCATGAGAAAACAGTCGGGATGAAGTAAAAATGGACTATTCACCATTAGTAAAACTCCCATAACATAATGAAATCTTCAGGATTATAAGCCACTCCAATCATCTTTCCATTCAAGGTGGAAATGTGCAGGTCCTCACGCTGAATTAAAAAGGAATGTGGAATATACAACATTAATTCCCATGTCGTTGCATGACAAATCTTCCCCCATATTTACACTGCACTGCATAAAATGTTCATTTCACAACATCTGCTATATATTAATAAAGATACCTTTGTTTTAGTAGAAAAAGGCGGTAGTGCATAATACCTAGATGCATACAATGTCCTAGCCGTTAAAAAGCATTTATCAAAACGATGTCTTGATCAAGCGTTTGCTATTTACAGGGTTGCAAAGCTTCAGCATTTCCAGTTACAAACATAACCTTACTGTTTAAGTGCATCGCTTTTCAGGAACGTGGGTTCACATGTACACATGCATCGTATAAATGTGACACGGGATGTTGAGGGTATCAACAATTTGCAGCGGCAACATGACCTAAAGTTATTTGTTTTGaatatgtcataatttttttGGTGACTGTTGAtgagcatttttaaaatgaatcactTGCTTTACAAGGTTGCAATCCAAGATGTGTTTTCAGAGTACTTACTATAAATCATTATAGCAATCATtttctaatgcaaaaaaaaaaaaaaaaaaaaggtttgaagtGAAAATAGACAATAATTAGTTCTTGCTAGTAATTGTTCACAACTTCGGAAAAGTAAAGCTGGTGACATGGAAAACAAAACATTCACAAGAAACTAACTGAAGGTGATGGTTTACGAAGCCAATAGGGGCACATGGTGATGGAGAAAAAATTTGATGTGATGATAAATGCTTTTGCCTTCTCTCGCAAAAATATCGAGATCCCCGAGTAGCTTTGCGTTCACCTGGAAAATAATTGTTCTCTTGCAAAACTATTATGTTCCCTCAAGAAACTCTGCGGACACTCGCAAAACCTGAGAAACTTTCTTGCGAACATACTTTCGCAAAACATTTGCATAAAACACTTACGCTCACCCACAAAACATTTTGATTCTCTCAGGAAACTCTACAGTCGCTAAAGTCATTTGCAAAAGTATTGTGTTCCCCCCCAAAAATGTTTGCTTTCAAAAATATTGTTGCCCCAAGAGACTTTACGTTCACCCAcaaaaatttgtattttcttgCAAAAGTACTGCGTTCCCCAGAGAAACTTTGcgtttgctcacaaaacatttgcgttcaattaaaaaaagatttgcattcgctaaaaaagtattgcattcactatttaaaatctaaaaacatttgTGTTCTCACTAAATATTTGCATTTCCCTTTGCAATATTTTGCGAAAGAAAACGATACTTTAGCAAGCATTCTCAAATGTTGTATGagcaaatgtaaaaatagtaattatcaaacaattttttttttacaaacaaatatttttgtaataaaaaacaaaatctctCAGgttaactaataattaataacattttttttttttacaaacaaatatttttgtaatcaaaCTCAAATTATCTCAGGTTAACCACtaataattaacaattttttttttatttttttataaacaaatatttttttgtaatcaaaCTCAAAATCTCTCAGGTTAACTgataattaacaaacaaaacaaatatttttacaaccAAATATTTTTACTCTCTTATCCCATGTTACTTTTCATTGCCATGTCCCTTTAAAGGCTCCATATTACTTCTAGGAACCCATTTTTTAGCTTAATTTTAAAATGGCTCTTTAAACAATCTCAAAATGAATCTTACACAATCTAATCAATCAAACGCCCCTATATTATTACACTCTTAAGGCCGGTTCACTGAGTAGGTTTATAAAGTAGTAGGAGTTATAAAGGAGTAGGAGTTATAAATGTGAGACACGGTGCAGTAGaataggaaaaaaacaaaaacgaaaggtctcaaaacattgttttaacatgAGTGCAGTTTCATGAGAGAGTAGCTGTAAAACATGCGAGTACAGTGGTCAAACATGTCTGTCTAGCGCATGATTACATCGAAAAATAACAGAAAAGCATCACAGTATAATGCAAATAGAAATgagttctgtgtgaacggcccttACGCAACAACTTTTTAACGTAGATAACTCCACATAGATTTTACGTTAATTAGCTTCTGTTCCTGGTTTATATAGGGAAGTAAAAAACAATAAGATGTTTTTCAACAAGATTTGAGACTAGGCACTGTGGTTCTGAGGAAACGTCAAGAACGGAGAAGAGTGACAGATTCCTGGAGGGACAGACAGAAAAACGCTGTGAAACTTTTCCTTcagaaaggaaggaaattaaAGCAAGCTAGGCGTTGCATCTGCAGCGTGTGAACACCAGTGCATCGCTgcagtgcaaatgcatttgcgtgCATTGATTTCTGGGACACGGCACTGAATATTTCCTTTAAGAATGGATATATAGTATAAAATGTTTATCAGAAAGGGCTCTCTGAGAACTGTTATTGTCAATAAACAAAATTTACATTGGGTAGAGCATGCAAACTCTACACAGAATGAAGCTCAAACCTCGAGATTCAGTACAAATCTGTGTTCGACTTGCATCAAGCCCAACAGACACCTGTGCGAGCGTGCTTCGCTCAAATATTGCTTCAAAAAACTAACATTGCAGAATTGCAACGGTGCATTTCAACTATATTTTTCGTGTGTGACGCTTGCAGTTTAAATGCAGTAACAGGCTTCACTTATTAAGCGTTTCCTCACTCCTTTAGCCCATTTAAACAGTAGATTACTGTAAAACTGCACAACCTGGAGCACTTGTGTTCATAACAACGTGAACCATGAAGCATAATCCCTGAAGCTTTATTAAACGGTCAGTTTCACTATTTACAGCAGATCTATGTCGAAGTCACTTGGGTGAACCCTACATGTTTAAAGCGTACACTATCAAAAGTTACCATGTCTATGTAAAGAAATAATATTGCTGTATGAATAAGTTGGATTTTAGGGTTTCTATTCACAGTTTCTGGCCCAAGGGAccagtaaacatttataaaactttcaaaaatattaaaaaccacAGGATGCATTTTAATTTGCATTGTCTTGTTCTCTTCTCTCTAAACCAATAACCGTAGAAAGCATTGTTTAACTCGACGGTAATGAAGAGCCCTGATGTTCCTGGCGTTTTCATCCAGTAATCCCAAAAATAGTGGTTCATATGACGCCCTTAATAAAAGATCACAGTGTAGCTGTACGAGGAGACTTGTTTTGAGCTTGTTTTTATGAGCCAAAGGCGACTCAGTACATGTCTCTGTAAATCTCCTGCAGTAAGGGATGCAGCGACGTGTCTTCTGTCTTCTTGATCTCCTGCACGAGCTGAGCGTGCTCCGTCACCAGCTGCCGCAGGTCCACTAGTTTCTGCAGGAGTTTGGGGAAGAGGAACTCGTTGTCGGGATGGTTGCTCTTGAGGTGCAGATGAAGCACGTTTACGATGCTCTCCTGCATTCGCTCGATGTGCGGGACGTTCACCAGGCCTGGACGATCTGAACACGAGACGGGGAAGAGCATGAGTCTAAAATAAACAACACTGGCATGCAAAAGCTGATCTGCTCTTGTTAAAGGTACAATTTCTAAGATATTTTCagcaaaatatccaaaaaccactagggtagtgttatatattttgtccagctgagaactaatgttttcaactacttgtaaatcatgagaaaattcccattctagacagtgacacggggcagtcgcctgtcaatgacgttatttatcctttatttccgcctttactgacgtagaaaccacatgatgacaacagtgtcgtggacaaatgcggaagtagcttcccgacaaacttcaactagaaagagatgccaatctctcttgtgttttactcgacaggtgagttgttttgatttgtatctttacagaaaacgtatggtattataacgatcaacaagattagtattatggggtatacacgccaaacgcggggcatcgcgtctctacaCCCgtgcgaggacgcgtctgattcaaagtctgatcgtgtctttgcattgactttgtatgtaatcgaCTCTCGCAAATCGTTGAGATCGCGTTAAATCtgtgatttatctttccgtctaattgatggccgtcagcggttgggtagaagacaacaaatcccattatTTCATGCTCCTTATTAGCGTCATCAAACAAagcaatttttattgttttggcagtgcgccctctagtggcaggtctgtactgtacttttactgtactttaaaaaaatgtccattagaaaaaaaaaaaaaaagaaaaaaaaaacagcacggATTCCATCTAACGGTTGCGCTTTGTAAGCcaatatgaaattatacaaatttaatcatacaaattagattagatttttagtacaatatataaatgtattacattattaattaaatatgacatcaaatttaaatttattattatttttttaatctatctatctatctatctactagaaatatacatagaaatatatatatatatgtgtaaatgaatgaattaaatatatatcacagctgaaaacttttttatatatatatatataaatatgtaataattattaattatataatatataaaaacaaaaaatgtgttttatatatatatatatatatatatctatatatatctatatctatatatatatatatatatgaaactttCAAAATCATACAATAGAATAAGCacctaaaaattataatataatgaaaatatatatattagtaaaagtATCGAtctataaatattacataaataatgaatgactgaattatatatatatatatatatatatatatatatatatatatatatatatatatatatatatgaatatatataaaagtgaacaaaaaaaacatttcataaaaatatcttagcattttattaataataatatgataatactatttataataatataataatattcttattcaataatataatgtaatacaatatataaacattttatttgaattaaatattaaaccaATATACCTCCACAGCAGATGATGGCAGCAACAAACAGTGCGAGGTCACTATCGTCCAGCTCGAGGGAGTTAAACTTCATTGCAAACTGAAACTTGGGCTCCATCATTTGACTGAACGGCCGTCGTAAGCTCTTCAGGAACTCTCTGGTGATGAAGCCGCTGCCGTGCGCCACCAGCAGACCGTCTTTATTCATGCATGATGCCAACATGGCGAAGAGCGCCTCATGGACGCCGTACTTTAATAATGTCACCTGTCAGAAGAAAACAGGCTGCATTCGGTGAAGTTGTTTATACAATATGTGCATATCTCAAGTTTTTGGCACTAACCTGGTCATTTAAATCCAGGTTTGAGAAGCCTGGCACAGACTTGGCGAACTCAGTCAGTTCGGTCACCGTCTCGACCGAAGTGCACTGACAGCAGTGGAATATTCGAACTTCCGCATCTTTATTCAGCAGAGCCCCAGAAGAGCCCACCATCTTGGCCACAAGAGTCTGTTCGGCCAGCTGCAGCGTCTCCATGTCGTGGATGACAAAAGGCTACAACAGAATGAGAGCGAAGCGTGAAGATCACATTTAGAATAAACCGTTGTGTAGGGGTCGATTGGTTTTTCAATGGCAGATGACAATATCTAGAGTAAAGGGAGACAGGTgggcaaaaaaatacaaattaattcaatataattaaaaaatattattatttttttatttaatttaatttaatttaatttaatttaatttaatttaatttaatttaatttaatttaatttaatttaatttaatttaatttaatttaagcagTTCTCCCAGCATTCTATTTCaataatctgaaaaaaagaaaatatataataataataagtagaaAAAGTATTTGTAACAGATTAAAATACTGGCTATATACTGTTTAGAGAGAGAATAAGGTCAAGACTATTTTCAAGAATTAGCtgcgttaaaatattttaattgtgtttttttatttttatataactatttaacgtgttaaactgacagacctaatatatatataaataaatacatatacacatacacatatacacacacacacacacacacacacacacacacatatatatatataattcagcgTTCCCCCGCCTCTGGAAGAGAGGTCAGCACGACCCCCCGAGAGGCTGGTTTGTGGGCCGTGAGAGAACAAGCGTACTGTGAGAGATGAAAGCCTCGTCTTAAATCAGCTGCTCTCACTCCCAACAGCTGGGCCGTGTCCCGCGGAGCTCAGGCCCAAGAGCACAGCCAACAATCGAGCTAGTGTTACAGATGTGTGTGGGGAAACACGTCTGACACTCACTCATCCACACCCAAACTCCAGAGCCCCGTCCCATGAGCCCTGTGTCATATCGAGCTTCGTTAATAAAGAGTTCTGCTTTATCAATGGGCTTTGTGCTTCATAAGAAGGTGTAGAGCGTCATGAACATGATGGAGATCTGATGATGCAACTAGtaacagattacatgtaatctggaagtacttgtaattagattacatttcaaaatacttgttatctatggaagcatatgggtagcaatattcaatttgggatgtaatatgcaaaatgacaatgcaatatgtaaaatgacaatgtatttctgtatttacatttacattttccaatacatttgtgcaacgtttggtgcaaaatgaaaatgaaaattaaattacataattatttggaaaatgtaaatgtaaatacagaaatgcattgtcattttacatattgcattgtcattttgcatattacatcccaaattgaatattgctacccatatgcttccatagtaaTCGGACtacatttactttttatgtattacatgattacatatttacgcaatagcaataaattattcaaaatgtattgaTTCTTTGTAAttcttctttttcatcttttatatTTTCCTTTCTAAAAATAGCCaaagtcttccagttttgtggAAGTGTTCAAAAGTGCACCAGCTACcgataaacttatttttatttgaattatcactCAATTTAACCATGTATTCTTATGTCTCcggaaggctttttttttttcaaacacattaaaaagcacAAATTACTATTATATTACATACTACTATATACTAATTATATTATCTCTTTACACTTTGCATGTTGCACACATTTGCATGTCCACGGTTCTCTGATGccggtcacatgacatgcagataaataaaatatttaatcttttttagtaagtgttttgttttgattgcttttattttaaaaattatttgtttacattttaaatgtttatgattgcattaattattagcttttcatttaactcacaaaccccctgcagttcATTTTAGTGTTGTAAAACtattaattaaactaattaaacgcatccaaaataaaagtttttgctaacataataaatgtgtgtactgtgtatatttattatgtgcatataaatacacacacatgcatgtaaatatttaaataaaatgttgtttatatattaaatatatttatatataaatgatatgaatataaatatacacaaataaatagaacaaaatatatactctatgtgtgtttatttattttgaatgtgattaatcggCACTAGTTAATTTAAAAACCCCAGTTTGCGAAACCTTCatgtaatataatgttaaatgCATGTCATGCGGTTCCTTACAAGGaatttaatatgttttctttctcttGGTATAAGTTTATCCTATTTAACTCAATGTGATGAACCAGTTagatcaaaattaatctaaaagtaatccaaaagtagtcCGATCTCATTACCTAAactgtgtaatgtaatggattatgtaACTAACTACAATTTATGTCATGTAATCTAAAATCAGTAAAAGACTaaaatttgtaagtaatctaatCTCTAATCTCTGAGTCGAGTTGGATTCAAACCTGTGTcctcaaactgaaataaaatattatattcatcAAAACAAACTGATCTTGGCTTTacgattttttataaaaatctaaatgctgCTAAGGTGTCCTGAGTGGTTGCTACTTCTTTACTAAGGTGTTCTTGTTTGTAGCCAGGATGTTGCTAAATTGTTGCAAGTATGTTGCTACAATTAAAGACAAAATAGATGCAGAAAAAGACACATCAGCTCTCATGCATGAAGCACACGGCTGGATGCTGTTACCGGCGTGCTTGTCTTGCCCGTCAGGATGGTCCGTGCTTTGGATTTGTTCATGTTGAAGTTCTTCAGGTAGGCCTCGTAGATCTGCTTGGCCAGGGTTTTCTGATCGGCCACCTGAGGGTCCGCGACCTCTCGTTCCCCTGTTAGGATCTCCGCCTTCAACCTCAGCTTCTCCGACTGGGGCATTCGCCCAAACCGAATGGCTGTTCGCAAGATACAAACAAGAACCTCAATTAGAGACTACAACCAGATGGTGGAAgacgtggcttagtggttagagagtttgactcctaacactaaggttgtgggttcgagtcttgggctggcaatacctgtgtgtgtgtgtataatgacatgggtatgacacaggtattacaaggagagggtgacttatgaggacataacccatgtccccatttttcaaaacacttataaatcatacagaataaggttttttgagaaagtaaaaatgcacaaagtttcctgtgagggttagggttaggtgtagggttggtgtagggccatagaatatacagtttgtacagaataaaaaccattacacctatgggatgaacacactttacacaaaaactaacgtgtgtgtgtgtgtgtgtgtgtatgtgtgtgtgcactttgtatgggttaaacgcagagcacgaattctgagtatgggtcaccatacttggctgtatgtcacaatATTTAACATGATCATTTGTGGTTAGTTCTTGACAGTCTTCCAAGATTTCAAATCACATAAATGTTGCTCATAATCTGCCTGATTACTGACAACCTGCTGTGTGACTTACTTGGCATGAAGTTCACCATGCTTTTGTTCAATACCCCTATTGTTAGTTTGATGCAAGTGTGGATAACCTAAAAGTGGACTGTAAGCTGTGTATGTAAACCTTCCCTGCGGATTCTCTTGCACACGCGCTGCTGACCATGGATGATTAatatttgatgaaatccaaggCCACTATTTACAGATTTTGTCAGATCAGGATGTCTAGTGCCTTAGGAGCTTGCCCAGAGGAGTTGAGTAACATGAGTTTCAATCTGGACCGTGTTCAAATGCAGTGTTCATGGTGTCGTTGGACAGGCAGAGCAGCGGTATTATGGTATCAAACATTGCTTCAGCATTTCACAAActagatttatttaaaacaaaaccagCAACACTTGTGAAGTGGAGACATCAAACCATTCTAATAACATTTCGCCAATGCAAAGAAACTTTGTTCTTGTTTCTCTGAAATAGTATTTCCATAAATTTTCCACCTAACAAGTGTTTCtggttttgtttgaaataaatacttttgattTCTTCTCCCATGCACACTGTCGATTGTGTGAAGCTGCACCAGAATAAATACACAACATATCAGAAACTAGATTTAGCCAGTGGAGCCAATGCAAAACTAACTTTTATGATGCCGAAGGGTTGCTCCTAATGATTTTATGTGGTTACTAGTGTTTTGAATAGTTTTTTAGGTCTCTACTGTAAGTAGTATATGGTGCATGCAAATGCAGACATCTTTAAAACCTGATTACAATCCTAATGCAGACGCCATAATCTCTAACCGCTAATAAGATTACAGTCCCAGCCTGAAAACCTCCACTGCATGACACACAAATGCACGTTTCAGGAAAAAACACGTTTGCATGCATACATTACTAAAACATTACATTACtctagacaaaaaaataataataatagacacaacaaaagcacaaaacaaaatgactaaaacttcaactaaaattaaTGTGAAGACAGAacatataaaagtaaaatttaattataaatacgtTGTGCAAaccttaatataaaatataaatagaaaaatattattaatatcataaataaataattgcaaaaaaaaaaaatgcaatgcattattttttacgcAATAAAAAATGCTATATTTGTTAAGACTATAATAATATCCCAATGCACATTACCATGAAGTACAACTGTAACAACTTTAGATGTATAGATATAGATCCGTTCATATAAACTGAGAGAAATGGATTCGGACAGGTATTAAAATAACCAAATGACCCTAGtgtttgtcaaaataaataaatgaaatgaaaatcaatGAAAGGAGCATCAGAAGTGGGCTTGTGCTGGTCACACTCACCGTTGTGGGACATGCCCACAGACAGGCACTTCTGAAAGCGACAGTATTGGCACTTGTTTCGGTTCTTCTTTTGGATCTTACAGCGTCGTTCACATTTATCGTACTCCAGCTTGAGGCGAATGGTCCGGCGGAAGAAACCCTACAAGACGGAGAAACAGAGCGCTGTTTGAGTTCATGCTGAGAAACCAGAATAGCACACATTCCTACAAGCATTTCCAGACCAACCAGATCGATGTATGCTTTAAATATCGGTTTCGTTCTGTACTGTACCCCATAAAGACAGCTCCTTCTATTTCAAGTTCATATCTGGTTATTAAACGGGACAGAAATTCATGTTCACTATCTAAAGCAGGCGCTTCTGGAAATAGCTTGGCAGCACATTCGCAGGCCGTGCTTGTCCTCATCTGTACTTGGATCCGTCAGGGTTTCCTCTCTTAGAAACACAGCGATTGAAAATAGGAACGAGGCAGACGATCTGAGCCATGCTTAACATTAGGAGTGTGTATATAATGGAAGTTATATGCATGGATATACAGTCATTCTTGCTggagaaatatattaaataacctATTTTTACACAATATTCTGGAAATGGAAAGTACTAAAATCATTATTGCTTATGCaatcattaaatgtttatttaaattaatttcaagttaaatgaatgcaaattattaaattaaattaaatgaaaatgaatgataaaataaaattaaataaaataaaataaaacttctttATTCATTTTGGACAAGCCTTGCTCTGTATTTTTGTGCTTTCTGATGCTCttacatgtaaatataataaatatatcaatacaaaatatgcttttaaattaaacaacatttatattatattatattatattatattatatattattatattatattatattatacgagacgtttaaaattttacatttattaacatgccttagaaaaaaacattaatggtATGCATCTTCAGACCAAACAAAGGCAAGTTTCTTTaagttgaaacagctcagaatTACATTTAAATCTGGGACTAGGCtcaagccttgtctgtgaaatcGGGGGAATATTTCATAAcgtcactgtttttttttgtaagttatagcgtttttgatcaattgaatgcaccctttatgaacaaaaactatcttaccaaccgtgacaaagacaacaacaacatttaaattcAAACTTAAGTGACGATGAACCGCTGCTGAAAGCCATTTGAAGCCATAAACTCCAGTGTAATATCACAGCATTATTCCCTGGAAAGAATAAACAGTTCCTGAGGTCATAAATACATCCAAAGCATGAAACTGATGGTCTTGCACAATCTGCCGAAGTGCTGAAGACGACAAGCGGTCCGCCAGCAGAGATGAGGTTTAAGGCCAGGCTGGCAAGAAGGGAATCGCTCTTGCTTCACTCATATTGAGCCATTTTGTCCCTAGAAACTCTGGTTTCGAAAGAGAGATCAGATGGAGAGATAcagaaggagaaggagaggctCCAGggacaggaggaagaggaggagaggtcGAGTCGAGGACAGACACGCCAAAGCATGACTGAGCAGATGGAGAAACACACCAGTCCGGTGTTAGGAAATGGACAAAAAGCTATTTTTGATTTAATGCACATCAATTGAATACTACATTAATATTACAGAGGTGAATATTTAGGCACCTGATTCTGGAGTCGCGATCCGATTCCCAAACCATTCTTGATTTAAACTACTTTATTTAATGACGTGGTCAATTATtagcactttaaaaaaatctgattaataaTGAGtccagtaattgttttaaattagcAAGGGGTGTTCTAAATAGCTTCAAAACATaggctaaataataaaatactcaataaaatatttaatttaaaacattttatgtaattacatttttttgtatagtttttttattttttatattataaattaataataattactgtaattGTTTTGATTATAAAATTGTCTAAATACAGCTACTAAACACAGGCTacaagaaaaaagtaaataataaagaaaaaaaaagaaacatattacaagaaaaaaatgtttagggCTTTTTTAAGGATCTGGAGTTTctagtaattatttaattatatgctctttataaaataattacaaacgtataataattactgtaattttttaaGGTAAATTTCTAAATACAggccaaatatttaattatatgttaGTTTAATTACAAGAACATTTTAGCATAAACAATTaca is from Carassius auratus strain Wakin chromosome 25, ASM336829v1, whole genome shotgun sequence and encodes:
- the LOC113043023 gene encoding peroxisome proliferator-activated receptor alpha; translation: MVDMEKHYSPRSPLDDSVMDSPLCRDFIGGMEALQDISQSIEEDALSSFETTENQSSGLGSGSESSTALDALSPASSPASGVYCGPAGQDEFTCTSLNLECRVCLDRASGYHYGVHACEGCKGFFRRTIRLKLEYDKCERRCKIQKKNRNKCQYCRFQKCLSVGMSHNAIRFGRMPQSEKLRLKAEILTGEREVADPQVADQKTLAKQIYEAYLKNFNMNKSKARTILTGKTSTPPFVIHDMETLQLAEQTLVAKMVGSSGALLNKDAEVRIFHCCQCTSVETVTELTEFAKSVPGFSNLDLNDQVTLLKYGVHEALFAMLASCMNKDGLLVAHGSGFITREFLKSLRRPFSQMMEPKFQFAMKFNSLELDDSDLALFVAAIICCGDRPGLVNVPHIERMQESIVNVLHLHLKSNHPDNEFLFPKLLQKLVDLRQLVTEHAQLVQEIKKTEDTSLHPLLQEIYRDMY